In Lachnospiraceae bacterium, one DNA window encodes the following:
- a CDS encoding cell wall-binding protein yields the protein MGRKKYFAALAAAGMIGAMAVGSVFNSYAADGWTKSNDHWTYIYQGKTYTGWLETSEGKYYMDLSDGHMTTGFKQIDGKWYFFRPNGVMAQNRWANPEYGKWYYFLDDGTMVTGWLKIGNDYYFMRGDGSMGTGWRQMEGSWYYFQSNGKCVVNSWAQIKNNWYLFGTDGKMMTGWAKVDTDYYYLNTDGRMLTGWLTDSESSKYYMDQSNGKMSVGWKQIDNAWYYFNTNGHMMTGWIQVDNKIYYMNPSNGGKMTAGTSLEISGTTYNFDASGACQNASGVSAQTPASSTSSSGGVTGENGGPGVKKNSASSNGPSGSNPANPSGTTSSSDTLVAGRTDGPG from the coding sequence ATGGGACGTAAAAAATATTTTGCAGCCCTTGCAGCAGCCGGTATGATCGGTGCTATGGCAGTGGGATCAGTGTTCAATTCATACGCCGCAGATGGCTGGACCAAGTCAAATGACCACTGGACCTACATTTATCAGGGCAAGACATATACAGGCTGGCTGGAAACCAGCGAGGGAAAATATTATATGGACCTTTCCGATGGACATATGACTACCGGATTTAAACAGATTGACGGAAAATGGTATTTCTTCCGTCCAAACGGCGTAATGGCACAGAACCGTTGGGCAAATCCGGAATATGGCAAATGGTATTACTTTTTAGATGACGGCACCATGGTTACTGGCTGGTTAAAAATCGGAAACGATTATTATTTTATGCGTGGTGATGGCTCTATGGGAACCGGCTGGCGCCAGATGGAAGGCTCCTGGTACTATTTCCAGAGCAACGGTAAGTGCGTGGTAAATTCCTGGGCACAGATCAAAAATAACTGGTATCTGTTCGGAACAGATGGAAAGATGATGACCGGCTGGGCAAAAGTCGACACAGATTACTATTATCTGAATACAGATGGCCGTATGCTTACTGGCTGGCTTACTGACAGCGAAAGCAGCAAATACTATATGGATCAGAGCAATGGAAAGATGAGCGTAGGCTGGAAACAGATCGATAATGCATGGTATTACTTTAATACCAATGGACATATGATGACCGGCTGGATCCAGGTAGATAATAAGATCTATTACATGAACCCGTCTAATGGCGGAAAGATGACTGCAGGAACTTCTTTGGAGATCAGCGGAACTACCTATAACTTTGATGCAAGCGGTGCATGCCAGAATGCAAGCGGCGTATCTGCACAGACACCGGCAAGCAGTACCTCCAGTTCCGGCGGTGTAACAGGTGAAAATGGCGGACCTGGCGTAAAGAAAAATTCTGCTTCCAGTAATGG
- a CDS encoding glutamine synthetase III — protein sequence MSEVVSVSEMFGKDVFNDAVMKDRLPKSVYKKLKKTIEDGAELDPSIADVVAHAMKDWAIEHGATHFTHWFQPLTGVTAEKHDSFISAPVDGKVIMEFSGKELIKGEPDASSFPSGGLRATFEARGYTVWDCTSPAFLKEDAIGVTLCIPTSFCSYKGEALDKKTPLLRSMQAVNEQALRILRLFGNTTAKRVVPSVGPEQEYFIVDRAKYLQRKDLIYTGRTLFGAMPPKGQEMDDHYFGVIRERIGSYMNDLNKELWKLGVPAKTQHNEVAPAQHELAPIYEGVNQAVDHNQIVMETMKKVAERHGLACLLHEKPFAGVNGSGKHNNWSLTADDGTNLMNPGDTPHENIQFLLVLACIIKAVDIHADLLRESASNVGNDHRLGANEAPPAIISIFLGEQLEDVIDQLCDTGEATHSKQGGTLKTGVDILPDFDKDATDRNRTSPFAFTGNKFEFRMVGSSDSIASANTVLNTIIAEAFKEAADKLEKADNFDMAVHDLIKETLAAHKRVVFNGNGYSDEWVAEAERRGLPNIKSMVDAIPALITDKAVKLFEEFGVFTKTELESRVEVEYEGYAKAINIEAKTMIDMAGKQIIPAVIKYTTALAASISAVKSACPEADVSTQTELLLETSDLLAETKLALAKLTEITEKSAAMDGGKNQAVAYHEEVVPAMAALRTPVDKLEMLVDKELWPMPSYGDLIFEV from the coding sequence ATGAGCGAAGTAGTAAGTGTTTCAGAGATGTTTGGCAAGGACGTATTTAATGACGCAGTCATGAAAGACCGCCTGCCAAAGAGTGTGTACAAAAAACTGAAAAAGACCATTGAAGATGGCGCTGAGTTGGATCCAAGTATTGCAGACGTTGTGGCACATGCCATGAAGGATTGGGCCATTGAACATGGCGCAACCCATTTTACCCACTGGTTCCAGCCGCTGACCGGAGTAACTGCTGAGAAACATGACTCCTTTATTTCAGCACCGGTAGACGGAAAAGTGATCATGGAATTCTCCGGAAAAGAACTGATCAAGGGCGAGCCTGATGCATCTTCCTTCCCATCCGGCGGTTTAAGAGCAACTTTCGAGGCAAGAGGTTATACAGTATGGGATTGTACTTCCCCAGCCTTCTTAAAAGAAGATGCTATTGGTGTTACCCTTTGCATTCCTACTTCCTTCTGCTCCTATAAGGGCGAGGCACTGGATAAGAAGACACCTCTTCTTCGTTCTATGCAGGCAGTAAACGAGCAGGCACTGCGTATCCTCCGTCTTTTCGGAAATACCACTGCAAAGCGAGTAGTTCCTTCTGTAGGACCTGAGCAGGAGTATTTCATTGTAGACCGTGCAAAATATTTACAGCGTAAAGACCTGATCTATACCGGACGTACTCTTTTCGGGGCAATGCCTCCAAAGGGACAGGAAATGGATGACCACTACTTTGGTGTTATCCGTGAGCGTATCGGTTCCTACATGAACGACTTAAATAAGGAGCTTTGGAAATTAGGTGTTCCTGCAAAAACACAGCATAACGAAGTAGCTCCTGCACAGCATGAGCTGGCACCGATCTATGAAGGTGTAAACCAGGCTGTAGACCATAACCAGATCGTTATGGAGACTATGAAGAAAGTGGCAGAACGCCACGGACTTGCATGCCTCCTTCATGAAAAGCCATTTGCAGGTGTCAATGGTTCCGGTAAGCATAACAACTGGTCCCTGACAGCAGATGACGGTACTAACCTGATGAACCCGGGAGATACACCTCATGAGAACATCCAGTTCCTGTTAGTTCTGGCATGCATCATCAAGGCAGTAGATATCCACGCAGACCTGTTAAGAGAATCTGCTTCCAACGTAGGAAATGATCACAGACTGGGAGCAAACGAGGCACCGCCAGCGATCATTTCTATCTTCTTAGGCGAGCAGCTGGAAGATGTCATCGATCAGCTTTGTGATACTGGTGAGGCAACTCACTCCAAGCAGGGCGGAACTTTAAAAACAGGTGTTGATATCCTTCCTGACTTTGATAAAGACGCAACCGATAGAAACAGAACCTCTCCATTTGCATTTACAGGAAACAAGTTCGAGTTCCGTATGGTAGGTTCTTCCGACTCTATTGCATCTGCAAATACAGTATTAAATACCATTATCGCTGAAGCCTTCAAGGAAGCAGCTGACAAGCTGGAGAAGGCAGATAACTTTGATATGGCTGTACATGACCTGATCAAGGAAACCCTGGCAGCTCACAAGAGAGTTGTATTCAATGGAAATGGTTATTCCGATGAGTGGGTAGCAGAAGCTGAGAGAAGAGGACTTCCAAACATCAAGTCTATGGTAGATGCTATTCCGGCACTGATCACAGACAAGGCTGTAAAGCTGTTTGAAGAATTCGGCGTATTCACAAAGACCGAGCTGGAGTCCAGAGTAGAAGTTGAGTATGAAGGCTATGCAAAGGCTATCAACATCGAAGCAAAGACTATGATCGATATGGCTGGAAAGCAGATCATCCCGGCTGTTATCAAATACACAACCGCTCTTGCAGCTTCCATCTCCGCAGTAAAGAGTGCTTGCCCTGAAGCAGATGTAAGCACCCAGACAGAGCTTCTGTTAGAGACCTCTGATCTTCTGGCAGAAACAAAACTGGCTCTTGCAAAACTGACTGAAATTACTGAAAAGAGCGCAGCAATGGATGGCGGCAAAAACCAGGCAGTTGCTTACCATGAGGAAGTAGTTCCTGCAATGGCAGCATTAAGAACTCCGGTAGATAAACTGGAAATGCTGGTAGACAAAGAATTATGGCCAATGCCAAGCTACGGCGACCTGATATTTGAAGTTTAA
- a CDS encoding phosphotransferase translates to MDRQALVCRNILEKPDITQREMAKNMDISLGTVNGLVKECLAEGYIAEEENGKEKHLILLEKGKELLKPYKVDGALIIAAGFGSRFVPLTFETPKGLLEVFGERMIERQIKQLHEVGIYDITIAVGYLKEKFEYLIDKFDVRLLYNPEYSCKNTLATVYRARKFLKGRNVYILSSDNWMRENMYHSYECGAWYSAAHEEGETKEWCFTFNKKGHISDVNVGGKDVWFMYGPVYLSREFSARFLPVLEAYYQIPGTEQFYWEQPYVDMLKGEAKHRLEKEDKELLKQTEEACGVPASKWGQIEMDINRQPDDQVYEFENLEELRLFDTHYQNHSDNEAMELVAEVFHVQESQITDIKCLKSGMTNKSFLFRTGDHHCICRIPGPGTELLINREQEKEVYDAIRPLGITEHVLYLNPKTGYKISEYYENTRNASADNWDDMKLCMDMVRKLHEAGLKVGHSFDIRERISSYEKLCLEHGGIPFEDYSQVREWVNRLLDALDKMQLPQCLCHIDANVDNFLIFPDHSAKLLDWEYAGMCDPLMDVSMCAIYSYYEEEQTEKLLELYLQRRPDDRERFITYADAALGGFLWCLWAVYKASLGEEFGEYTIIMYRYAKRYYKKLMKELPQFF, encoded by the coding sequence ATGGACCGACAGGCATTGGTATGCAGAAATATACTGGAAAAACCGGACATCACACAGCGGGAAATGGCGAAAAACATGGATATTTCCCTGGGAACAGTCAATGGACTGGTAAAGGAATGTCTGGCAGAGGGATATATTGCAGAGGAAGAAAATGGGAAAGAAAAACATCTTATTCTTCTGGAAAAGGGAAAAGAGCTTTTAAAGCCCTATAAAGTAGACGGAGCACTGATCATTGCAGCCGGTTTTGGATCCCGCTTTGTGCCACTTACTTTCGAAACCCCAAAGGGTCTTCTGGAAGTTTTTGGTGAGCGCATGATCGAACGTCAGATCAAACAGCTCCATGAAGTGGGAATCTACGACATTACCATTGCAGTAGGCTATTTAAAAGAAAAATTTGAATATCTTATTGATAAATTTGATGTGAGACTGTTATACAATCCGGAGTATTCCTGTAAAAATACTCTGGCTACGGTATACAGGGCCAGAAAGTTTTTAAAGGGCCGGAATGTATACATTCTTTCATCTGATAACTGGATGCGGGAAAATATGTACCATTCCTATGAATGCGGCGCCTGGTACAGCGCAGCCCACGAAGAAGGGGAGACAAAGGAATGGTGCTTTACCTTCAATAAAAAAGGACATATCAGCGATGTGAATGTAGGTGGAAAAGATGTATGGTTTATGTATGGTCCCGTGTATCTTTCCAGAGAGTTCTCAGCCAGGTTCCTTCCTGTTTTAGAGGCTTATTACCAGATCCCGGGAACCGAGCAGTTCTACTGGGAACAGCCTTATGTAGATATGTTAAAGGGAGAAGCAAAACACCGTCTGGAAAAAGAGGACAAAGAGCTGTTAAAACAGACAGAAGAAGCCTGTGGTGTTCCTGCATCTAAATGGGGTCAGATCGAAATGGACATCAACCGTCAGCCGGATGACCAGGTATATGAATTTGAAAACCTGGAAGAGCTGCGCCTGTTTGATACCCATTACCAGAACCACTCTGATAATGAAGCAATGGAGCTGGTGGCAGAAGTGTTCCACGTTCAGGAATCCCAGATCACAGACATTAAATGCTTAAAATCCGGAATGACCAACAAATCATTCCTGTTCCGCACTGGAGATCATCACTGTATCTGCCGTATTCCGGGACCGGGCACAGAACTTCTTATTAACAGAGAGCAGGAAAAAGAAGTTTACGATGCCATCCGTCCTTTAGGTATCACAGAACATGTGCTGTATCTGAATCCGAAGACTGGTTATAAGATCTCTGAATACTATGAAAATACCCGCAATGCCAGCGCCGATAACTGGGATGATATGAAGCTTTGTATGGATATGGTGCGAAAGCTCCATGAAGCAGGCTTAAAAGTAGGCCACAGCTTTGATATCAGAGAACGGATCAGCTCTTACGAGAAGCTTTGTCTGGAACATGGCGGTATTCCTTTTGAGGATTACAGCCAGGTCCGTGAATGGGTAAACCGGCTGCTGGATGCGCTGGATAAAATGCAACTTCCACAATGTTTGTGCCATATTGACGCAAATGTGGATAACTTCCTGATCTTCCCGGATCACAGTGCAAAACTTCTTGACTGGGAATATGCAGGCATGTGCGATCCGTTAATGGATGTTTCCATGTGCGCTATCTATTCTTATTATGAAGAAGAACAGACCGAAAAATTGCTGGAACTGTACTTACAGCGAAGACCGGATGACAGAGAGCGGTTCATTACCTATGCAGATGCGGCTTTGGGCGGTTTCCTCTGGTGCTTATGGGCTGTATACAAGGCAAGTCTGGGAGAAGAATTTGGAGAGTATACCATTATCATGTACCGGTATGCAAAACGATATTATAAGAAACTGATGAAGGAACTGCCGCAGTTCTTTTAG